A window of Streptomyces gilvosporeus contains these coding sequences:
- a CDS encoding winged helix-turn-helix transcriptional regulator, whose product MARAPLPALTADADLAAAFAVLGQKWNGIILHTLAARPARYGELHAAIGSISTKVLSDRLRELVDAGLVTHARLPPGPAAYALTGDGRALLPALEQIRAWQRQRRPPTASPHPN is encoded by the coding sequence ATGGCACGCGCCCCGCTCCCCGCGCTGACGGCGGATGCGGACCTGGCCGCCGCGTTCGCGGTGCTGGGCCAGAAGTGGAACGGGATCATCCTGCACACCCTGGCCGCCCGCCCGGCCCGTTACGGCGAACTGCACGCGGCCATCGGCTCCATCAGCACCAAGGTGCTCAGCGACCGGCTGCGCGAACTGGTCGACGCGGGCCTGGTCACCCACGCCCGGCTCCCGCCCGGCCCCGCCGCCTACGCCCTCACCGGCGACGGCCGGGCGCTCCTGCCCGCGCTGGAGCAGATACGCGCCTGGCAACGACAGCGCCGACCGCCCACCGCATCCCCCCACCCGAATTGA
- a CDS encoding alpha/beta fold hydrolase — MSAHTLPEATFARTVLGSGPGLALAHGAGSSTAGTYGPILENLAAHRTVVGIDYPGSGDTPRSTTPLQLDDLADQLVAAAVAEGLDTFALHGYSLGGPVAIRAAARHPERVTALVLTATFPHRDHRLALALPVWRKLAESGDRELLAQFMTMMALGADALESMPDEQLQQIVGFTAAGVEGGTPEHAELGLRADVRDDLARIKAPTLVISTTQDWFTSTRLHRRLADGIPGAELVEIPTGHLPMVERPEEWQKLITDFLAQHHQGA; from the coding sequence ATGTCCGCACACACCCTCCCCGAAGCGACCTTCGCCCGCACCGTTCTCGGCTCCGGCCCCGGCCTCGCCCTCGCCCACGGCGCCGGCAGCAGCACCGCCGGCACCTACGGCCCGATCCTGGAAAACCTGGCTGCCCACCGCACCGTCGTCGGCATCGACTACCCCGGCAGCGGCGACACCCCCCGCTCCACCACACCGCTCCAGCTCGACGACCTGGCCGACCAACTCGTCGCCGCCGCCGTCGCCGAGGGCCTGGACACCTTCGCCCTCCACGGCTACTCCCTCGGCGGCCCCGTCGCCATCCGCGCCGCCGCCCGCCACCCCGAGCGCGTCACCGCCCTCGTGCTGACCGCGACCTTCCCCCACCGCGACCACCGCCTCGCCCTCGCCCTCCCGGTCTGGCGCAAGCTCGCCGAGTCGGGCGACCGTGAACTGCTGGCCCAGTTCATGACGATGATGGCCCTGGGCGCCGACGCTCTGGAGTCGATGCCGGACGAGCAGCTCCAGCAGATCGTCGGCTTCACCGCCGCCGGCGTCGAAGGCGGCACCCCCGAGCACGCCGAGCTGGGCCTCCGTGCCGATGTCCGCGACGACCTGGCCCGCATCAAGGCGCCCACCCTGGTCATCTCCACCACCCAGGACTGGTTCACCTCCACCCGCCTGCACCGCCGGCTCGCCGACGGCATCCCCGGCGCCGAGCTCGTGGAGATCCCCACCGGCCACCTGCCCATGGTCGAACGCCCCGAGGAATGGCAGAAGCTCATCACCGACTTCCTCGCCCAGCACCACCAGGGCGCCTGA
- a CDS encoding LLM class flavin-dependent oxidoreductase codes for MRPPAMLAKAAASLDVLTSGRLQLGLGAGAFWEAVEAMGEPHRTKREAVDALDEAITVIRGMWSTERSLRFTGRHYRVAGVRPGPRPSPGMGGRPPRPRGPPRPGALTEQRSAPAEPSRRGRCGAGHRGYPRPSAVGHQGLEP; via the coding sequence CTGCGGCCTCCGGCCATGCTGGCCAAGGCCGCCGCCAGCCTTGACGTCCTCACCTCCGGCCGCCTCCAACTGGGCCTCGGCGCAGGAGCGTTCTGGGAGGCGGTCGAAGCCATGGGCGAACCGCACCGCACCAAGCGGGAGGCCGTCGACGCCCTCGACGAGGCGATCACCGTCATCCGCGGCATGTGGAGCACCGAACGCTCCCTGCGCTTCACCGGCCGGCACTACCGCGTCGCGGGCGTCCGTCCCGGACCGCGGCCGAGCCCCGGCATGGGCGGTCGTCCCCCTCGTCCGCGAGGCCCTCCCCGCCCCGGCGCACTGACCGAACAACGCAGCGCCCCCGCCGAACCAAGCCGGCGAGGGCGCTGCGGAGCAGGTCACAGGGGATATCCCCGACCTTCTGCGGTGGGCCATCAGGGGCTCGAACCCTGA
- a CDS encoding DEAD/DEAH box helicase → MSISPEQSVLPAADEHAEQVAPEVAETTPDEAAEPTVTFADLGLPEGVVRKLAQNGVTTPFPIQAATIPDALAGKDILGRGRTGSGKTLSFGLPTLAQLAGGHTEKKKPRAVILTPTRELAMQVADALQPYGDVLGLKMKVVCGGTSMGNQIYALERGVDILVATPGRLRDIINRGACSLADVRVAVLDEADQMSDLGFLPEVTELLDQVPDGGQRMLFSATMENEISTLVKRYLTNPVSHEVDSAQGNVTTMTHHVLVVKPKDKAPVTAAIAARKGRTIIFVRTQLGADRIAEQLVEAGVKADALHGGMTQGARTRVLADFKDGYVNALVATDVAARGIHVDGIDLVLNVDPAGDHKDYLHRSGRTARAGQSGTVVSLSLPHQRRQIFRLMEDAGVDASRHIVGSGTFDEDVARITGARSLTEVQAESANNSAKQAEREVAELTRELERLQRRATEMREEADRLTARAARERGEDPAEALAASAAEAAEATEAAEAAIPAQATSDEAPRRSYERRDDRGNFERRERRDDRGGDRGGFGRDRRDDRGGRGFERRDDRGGRSFDRRDDRGGDRGGRSFERRDDRGGRSFDRRDDRGGRSFDRRDDRRDDRGGDRGGRGFERRDDRGGRSFDRRDDRSGGGFRSGGDRPNRSFHRDDRAAGRPAGYRSGGGDRPFNRDDRSGGRPSGGGFRSGGDRPYGRRDDHRGSGTPAFGRREDKPRWKRNG, encoded by the coding sequence ATGTCCATTTCCCCTGAGCAGTCCGTCCTGCCCGCAGCCGACGAGCACGCGGAGCAGGTGGCCCCCGAGGTCGCCGAGACCACCCCGGACGAGGCCGCCGAGCCCACCGTGACCTTCGCCGACCTCGGACTGCCCGAGGGCGTCGTCCGCAAGCTCGCGCAGAACGGCGTCACCACCCCCTTCCCGATCCAGGCCGCGACCATCCCGGACGCCCTGGCCGGCAAGGACATCCTCGGCCGCGGCCGCACCGGCTCCGGCAAGACCCTCTCCTTCGGTCTGCCGACCCTGGCGCAGCTCGCCGGCGGCCACACCGAGAAGAAGAAGCCTCGCGCGGTCATCCTCACCCCGACCCGTGAGCTCGCGATGCAGGTCGCGGACGCCCTCCAGCCCTACGGCGACGTCCTCGGCCTGAAGATGAAGGTCGTCTGCGGCGGTACGTCGATGGGCAACCAGATCTACGCGCTGGAGCGCGGCGTCGACATCCTCGTCGCCACCCCGGGCCGTCTGCGCGACATCATCAACCGCGGTGCCTGCTCCCTGGCGGACGTCCGGGTCGCGGTCCTCGACGAGGCCGACCAGATGTCCGACCTGGGCTTCCTGCCCGAGGTCACCGAGCTGCTCGACCAGGTGCCGGACGGCGGTCAGCGGATGCTGTTCTCGGCCACGATGGAGAACGAGATCTCCACGCTGGTCAAGCGCTACCTGACCAACCCCGTCAGCCACGAGGTCGACAGCGCCCAGGGCAACGTCACCACCATGACCCACCACGTCCTGGTCGTGAAGCCGAAGGACAAGGCGCCGGTCACCGCCGCCATCGCCGCCCGCAAGGGCCGCACCATCATCTTCGTCCGCACCCAGCTGGGCGCCGACCGCATCGCCGAGCAACTCGTCGAGGCCGGTGTGAAGGCGGACGCGCTGCACGGCGGTATGACCCAGGGCGCGCGCACCCGCGTGCTGGCCGACTTCAAGGACGGCTACGTCAACGCGCTGGTCGCCACCGACGTCGCCGCCCGCGGTATCCACGTCGACGGCATCGACCTGGTCCTGAACGTCGACCCGGCCGGCGACCACAAGGACTACCTGCACCGCTCGGGCCGTACCGCCCGCGCCGGCCAGTCCGGCACGGTCGTCTCCCTCTCGCTGCCGCACCAGCGCCGCCAGATCTTCCGGCTGATGGAGGACGCCGGTGTGGACGCCTCGCGCCACATCGTCGGCTCCGGCACCTTCGACGAGGACGTCGCCCGGATCACCGGCGCCCGTTCGCTCACCGAGGTCCAGGCCGAGTCCGCCAACAACTCCGCCAAGCAGGCCGAGCGCGAGGTGGCCGAGCTCACCCGTGAGCTGGAGCGGCTCCAGCGCCGCGCCACCGAGATGCGCGAGGAGGCCGACCGGCTGACCGCCCGCGCCGCCCGCGAGCGCGGCGAGGACCCGGCCGAGGCGCTCGCCGCCAGCGCCGCGGAGGCGGCCGAGGCCACCGAGGCCGCGGAGGCCGCCATCCCGGCCCAGGCGACGTCGGACGAGGCGCCGCGCCGCTCGTACGAACGCCGCGACGACCGGGGCAACTTCGAGCGCCGCGAGCGCCGGGACGACCGCGGTGGCGACCGGGGCGGTTTTGGCCGTGACCGTCGTGATGACCGCGGTGGCCGTGGCTTCGAGCGTCGTGACGACCGTGGCGGGCGTTCCTTCGACCGGCGGGACGACCGTGGCGGTGACCGCGGTGGCCGTTCCTTCGAGCGTCGTGACGACCGTGGCGGGCGCTCCTTCGACCGTCGTGACGACCGGGGCGGCCGTTCCTTCGACCGCCGTGACGACCGGCGGGACGACCGTGGCGGTGACCGCGGCGGCCGTGGCTTCGAGCGTCGTGACGACCGCGGTGGGCGTTCCTTCGACCGTCGCGACGACCGCTCCGGTGGCGGCTTCCGCTCCGGCGGCGACCGCCCGAACCGCTCCTTCCACCGCGATGACCGCGCCGCTGGCCGCCCCGCCGGCTACCGCTCCGGCGGCGGCGACCGCCCGTTCAACCGCGACGACCGCTCCGGCGGCCGTCCCTCCGGCGGCGGCTTCCGCTCCGGCGGCGACCGCCCCTACGGCCGTCGCGACGACCACCGCGGCTCCGGCACCCCGGCCTTCGGCCGCCGCGAGGACAAGCCGCGCTGGAAGCGCAACGGCTGA
- a CDS encoding metallopeptidase family protein, producing the protein MLEMTREEFEELVAEALDRIPPELTRLMDNVAVFVEDEPPAADPGLLGLYEGTPLTDRGEWYAGVLPDRITIYRGPTLRMCDSREDVVAETEVTVVHEVAHHFGIDDERLHALGYG; encoded by the coding sequence GTGCTGGAAATGACGCGCGAGGAGTTCGAGGAACTGGTCGCCGAGGCTCTGGACCGGATCCCGCCGGAGCTGACCCGGCTGATGGACAACGTGGCGGTCTTCGTCGAGGACGAGCCCCCGGCCGCCGATCCCGGGCTGCTCGGGCTCTACGAGGGGACGCCGCTGACCGACCGCGGGGAGTGGTACGCGGGCGTGCTGCCGGACCGGATCACGATCTACCGGGGGCCGACGCTCCGGATGTGCGACTCGCGCGAAGATGTGGTCGCCGAGACGGAAGTGACGGTCGTTCACGAGGTGGCCCATCACTTCGGGATCGACGACGAGCGGCTGCACGCGCTGGGCTACGGCTGA
- a CDS encoding metallophosphoesterase family protein yields MDRAARSRTPTAADCRTPLMADVLHPPRPWARALGLIAVTLLGAWLGLLVLGTAHTPVGPMDTSMTLRPSLTGGTRIAVAPLGDLELSSHYAPLRLDVDVDRLDPVRSQALIAHPERFSGLQAEVTRDVTRGAAGLVLHSCAAVTCGAAALSLAVHRRPRRALAAAGLALALLAASAGTAYATWNPKSVLEPKFSGLLSSAPSVVGSARSIVTDFHVYQEELARLVTNVTKLYDAASTLPVYRPDPSTIRVLHVSDIHLNPAAWRIIASLVTQYRIDVIVDTGDTMDHGYAAENHFLDPVSTLGAPYVWVRGNHDSHTTQTYLAHRRHVTVLDNGRVTRVAGLRIAGVGDPQFTPDRSVVAAGDPAERTAGGRLADALRTARLAGKPVDIALAHNPVAVSEADGLAPLALAGHLHHRVITTLPQGTRLMVEGSTGGGGLRAMQNTTPAPVQASVLYLDRRTRRLQAWDEITLGGLGLSRAEVSRHLPHDNRPGAPPTPRPAGAPSATPGHRPR; encoded by the coding sequence ATGGACCGCGCAGCGCGCTCCCGGACACCGACCGCCGCCGACTGCCGTACGCCCCTGATGGCCGACGTCCTGCACCCGCCGCGCCCCTGGGCGCGCGCCCTCGGCCTGATAGCCGTCACCCTCCTGGGCGCCTGGCTGGGCCTCCTGGTCCTCGGCACCGCCCACACCCCCGTCGGCCCGATGGACACCAGCATGACGCTGCGCCCCTCGCTCACCGGCGGCACCCGGATCGCCGTCGCACCGCTGGGCGACCTGGAACTCAGCAGCCACTACGCGCCCCTGCGCCTCGATGTCGACGTCGACCGGCTGGACCCGGTGCGCTCCCAGGCGCTGATCGCCCACCCCGAGCGGTTCTCCGGACTCCAGGCCGAGGTCACCCGCGATGTCACCCGCGGCGCCGCCGGTCTGGTCCTGCACTCCTGCGCCGCGGTGACCTGCGGCGCCGCCGCGCTGAGCCTGGCCGTCCATCGCCGCCCGCGCCGCGCCCTGGCCGCCGCCGGCCTCGCCCTCGCCCTGCTCGCCGCCTCGGCGGGGACCGCCTACGCCACCTGGAACCCCAAATCCGTCCTGGAGCCGAAATTCTCCGGGCTGCTCTCCTCGGCCCCCTCCGTCGTCGGCAGCGCCCGCAGCATCGTCACCGACTTCCACGTCTACCAGGAGGAGTTGGCGCGCCTGGTCACCAACGTCACCAAGCTCTACGACGCTGCCTCGACGCTGCCCGTCTACCGGCCCGACCCCAGCACCATCCGGGTCCTGCACGTCTCCGACATCCATCTCAACCCGGCCGCCTGGCGGATCATCGCCTCCCTGGTCACCCAGTACCGCATCGACGTCATCGTCGACACGGGCGACACCATGGACCACGGCTACGCCGCCGAGAACCACTTCCTCGACCCGGTCTCCACCCTGGGCGCGCCCTACGTCTGGGTCCGCGGCAACCACGACTCGCACACCACGCAGACCTACCTGGCCCACCGCCGCCACGTCACCGTCCTCGACAACGGCCGGGTCACCCGGGTGGCCGGACTGCGGATCGCGGGCGTCGGGGATCCGCAGTTCACCCCGGACCGGTCGGTGGTGGCGGCCGGCGACCCGGCGGAGCGCACGGCCGGCGGGCGACTGGCCGATGCGCTGCGCACCGCGCGGCTGGCCGGAAAGCCGGTCGATATCGCGCTGGCCCACAATCCCGTCGCCGTCTCCGAGGCCGACGGCCTGGCCCCGCTGGCGCTGGCCGGACATCTCCACCACCGGGTCATCACCACGCTCCCCCAGGGCACCCGGCTGATGGTCGAGGGCTCGACGGGCGGCGGCGGGCTGCGCGCCATGCAGAACACGACGCCCGCACCGGTGCAGGCGTCGGTGCTCTATCTGGACCGCAGGACCAGACGGCTCCAGGCCTGGGACGAGATCACCCTCGGCGGTCTGGGCCTGTCCCGCGCCGAGGTCAGCCGCCACCTCCCCCACGACAACCGGCCGGGCGCCCCACCCACGCCGCGCCCGGCCGGCGCCCCTTCCGCAACCCCAGGTCACCGCCCCAGGTAA